One Nitrospirota bacterium DNA segment encodes these proteins:
- a CDS encoding Rieske 2Fe-2S domain-containing protein, with protein sequence MPEFVTVAKVEEIPPGTGRTVEVQGVWIALFNVDGSFYAVDNTCPHAGGPLGEGCLEGHIVECPWHGWRFDVQSGARPENPDITVACCHVRIEGNHVQVALPEHFK encoded by the coding sequence ATGCCTGAATTTGTCACCGTTGCGAAAGTGGAAGAGATTCCTCCGGGGACCGGACGGACCGTCGAAGTCCAAGGAGTCTGGATCGCCCTCTTCAATGTCGACGGATCCTTCTATGCCGTCGACAACACCTGTCCGCATGCGGGTGGGCCATTGGGAGAAGGATGTCTGGAGGGCCACATCGTCGAATGTCCGTGGCATGGATGGCGCTTTGACGTACAGAGCGGAGCACGACCGGAGAATCCGGACATAACCGTCGCCTGCTGTCATGTCCGAATTGAAGGGAATCACGTTCAGGTCGCGTTGCCGGAGCACTTCAAATAG
- a CDS encoding gamma-glutamylcyclotransferase family protein, with protein sequence MKFFLYGDHLNPTQLKRRAPEHQFLMLATIPEHTIKFCRWSSQWRCGLASVAPSPGEQVWGAVFEVTDEDLKLMDLFEEDVPPSAFRQVQVTVLTEAGEKMLVTTYAATPIGKFKPKAHYLDWVMKGLKHWKLPEEAIDMWKSFVPTT encoded by the coding sequence ATGAAATTCTTTCTCTACGGGGACCATCTCAACCCCACGCAGCTGAAACGTCGCGCACCGGAACATCAGTTCTTGATGCTCGCCACGATTCCAGAACATACCATCAAGTTTTGCCGATGGTCCTCACAATGGCGATGCGGTCTGGCCAGCGTGGCCCCCTCGCCTGGAGAACAGGTCTGGGGAGCGGTCTTCGAAGTGACGGACGAAGACCTCAAGCTGATGGACCTCTTCGAAGAAGATGTACCCCCAAGCGCGTTTCGCCAGGTCCAAGTGACCGTGCTGACCGAAGCCGGGGAGAAAATGCTGGTCACCACCTATGCCGCCACCCCGATCGGCAAATTCAAACCCAAGGCGCATTATCTCGATTGGGTGATGAAGGGCCTCAAGCATTGGAAGCTGCCAGAAGAAGCCATCGATATGTGGAAGTCGTTCGTACCAACAACGTAA
- a CDS encoding (2Fe-2S) ferredoxin domain-containing protein, with product MPKPKYHIVVCTNSRPPGHPKPSCGSAGAASLLMAFNMGLMQKGVTPGDVIVSGSSCLGPCEQGPTVVVYPDATWYSKVTEADVATIIDEHIKGGKPAEKLNPDAVWK from the coding sequence ATGCCAAAGCCAAAGTACCACATCGTCGTCTGCACCAATTCACGTCCTCCGGGACACCCGAAGCCATCCTGTGGTAGCGCTGGAGCGGCCTCCCTGCTCATGGCCTTTAACATGGGGCTCATGCAGAAGGGTGTGACACCGGGAGACGTCATCGTCAGCGGCTCCTCCTGCCTCGGCCCCTGCGAGCAAGGACCCACCGTCGTCGTCTATCCGGACGCCACCTGGTACTCCAAAGTCACGGAAGCAGACGTCGCCACCATCATCGATGAACACATTAAGGGCGGAAAGCCCGCCGAGAAACTGAACCCGGACGCAGTCTGGAAGTAA
- a CDS encoding MogA/MoaB family molybdenum cofactor biosynthesis protein — protein sequence MPTPSHTEHKSHAPKSIGCMVITCSDTRTPDTDTSGQAIHKLLRQFGHEVVAYHLVKDEPAQIKSRIEEGLTNDAVQAIIINGGTGISKRDSTFEAVDAMLEKRLVGFGEIFRYLTYMDIGSPAIMSRATAGIIKGRILFSTPGSENAVRLAMEKLILPELGHLVKELSK from the coding sequence ATGCCAACGCCCAGTCATACAGAACACAAATCCCATGCACCCAAGTCCATTGGGTGCATGGTGATTACCTGCAGCGACACGCGGACTCCCGACACCGATACCAGCGGGCAAGCCATCCACAAGCTCCTCCGGCAGTTCGGCCATGAGGTCGTGGCCTACCATCTCGTCAAAGATGAACCGGCCCAGATCAAAAGCCGAATTGAGGAAGGCCTGACGAACGATGCCGTCCAAGCCATCATCATCAATGGCGGAACCGGGATCTCAAAGAGGGATTCGACCTTTGAAGCGGTCGACGCGATGTTGGAGAAACGGCTCGTGGGATTCGGCGAGATCTTCCGCTACCTGACCTACATGGATATCGGCTCACCAGCCATCATGAGCCGCGCCACCGCCGGCATCATCAAAGGCCGTATCTTATTCTCCACCCCAGGCTCCGAAAACGCCGTCCGCCTGGCGATGGAAAAACTCATCCTCCCCGAACTCGGCCACCTCGTCAAAGAACTCTCGAAATAG
- a CDS encoding CBS domain-containing protein: protein MSSVSKIMSKQPKTVGPSMSIVSAAKKMKAARVGSLFVKKGTKLVGIVTDTDIVRRAVAMSKPLGKLTVEKIMTSPICTIEGAQSVDEAQDMMGDLGVRHLAVTKSGEIVGVVSVRDVMMFYKRYAQSSIKTEAPYSEPKISQD from the coding sequence ATGTCTAGCGTATCCAAGATCATGAGCAAACAGCCCAAGACCGTCGGGCCCAGCATGTCGATCGTGAGCGCGGCCAAGAAGATGAAGGCGGCGCGAGTGGGGTCGCTGTTTGTGAAGAAGGGGACGAAGTTGGTTGGGATCGTGACCGATACGGATATTGTCCGCCGGGCTGTGGCAATGAGTAAGCCCCTCGGCAAGCTGACGGTCGAGAAGATTATGACGAGCCCCATTTGCACGATCGAGGGGGCGCAGTCGGTGGATGAGGCGCAGGACATGATGGGGGACTTGGGCGTACGCCATCTTGCCGTTACCAAATCTGGCGAAATTGTCGGGGTGGTCTCAGTGCGGGATGTGATGATGTTCTATAAGCGGTATGCCCAATCGAGTATTAAGACGGAGGCTCCGTATTCTGAACCGAAGATTTCGCAAGATTGA
- a CDS encoding zinc-binding dehydrogenase: protein MKAVLFRAHGGPDKLSYEDLPMPTIGPDEVLVRVKACALNHLDIWIRQGNPAYPMPMPHVSGSDVAGIVEQVGAQADHVTVGQRVFLSPGISCWKCEPCLAGRDNFCRSYSLLGAMMHGGYAEYVKVPFRNVMPIPENLSFEQAAAFPLVSVTASHMLFAQAGLQHGETVLIMGGGSGVGTMAIQMAKLAGARVITTVGSDDKIPKAVILGADAVINHAKENVAERVKLLTEGHGVDVVFEHIGPEVWESCLASLAKGGRLITCGATTGAEVKVDLRYIYSRQYSIKGSYMGTRAELVKAAELMGQKRVISVIDRTYPLQEARAAQEQMLSRKFFGKIILVC, encoded by the coding sequence ATGAAAGCTGTTTTGTTTCGGGCGCATGGTGGACCGGACAAACTCTCGTATGAAGATTTGCCGATGCCGACGATCGGCCCGGATGAGGTGCTGGTTCGGGTGAAAGCCTGTGCCTTGAACCATCTGGATATTTGGATCCGCCAGGGGAATCCGGCCTATCCCATGCCGATGCCGCATGTGTCAGGGTCGGATGTGGCCGGGATCGTGGAACAAGTGGGGGCGCAAGCCGATCACGTGACGGTCGGGCAACGCGTGTTCCTCTCGCCGGGGATCAGTTGCTGGAAATGTGAACCATGCCTGGCAGGGCGGGACAACTTCTGCCGCTCCTACAGCCTGCTCGGGGCGATGATGCATGGCGGGTATGCCGAGTATGTGAAGGTGCCGTTCCGCAATGTGATGCCGATTCCGGAGAACCTCTCCTTCGAGCAGGCGGCGGCCTTTCCGCTCGTTTCTGTGACCGCGTCGCACATGCTGTTTGCGCAGGCAGGGCTTCAACATGGTGAGACGGTCTTGATCATGGGTGGAGGGAGTGGAGTGGGGACCATGGCCATTCAAATGGCGAAGCTCGCCGGGGCGCGTGTCATCACGACTGTTGGATCGGACGACAAGATTCCCAAGGCTGTTATCCTGGGGGCCGATGCCGTCATCAACCATGCGAAAGAGAATGTCGCAGAACGGGTGAAGTTGCTGACCGAAGGCCATGGCGTTGATGTGGTCTTTGAGCATATCGGCCCGGAGGTATGGGAGAGCTGTTTGGCGTCGTTGGCGAAGGGTGGTCGCTTGATTACCTGTGGGGCGACGACCGGCGCAGAAGTGAAGGTCGATCTCCGGTATATCTATTCCCGACAGTACAGCATCAAGGGCTCCTACATGGGTACGCGGGCTGAACTGGTGAAGGCGGCGGAGCTGATGGGGCAAAAGCGTGTGATCTCCGTGATCGACCGCACCTATCCTCTCCAAGAGGCCAGGGCGGCTCAAGAGCAGATGTTGAGCCGCAAGTTCTTCGGCAAAATCATACTAGTCTGTTGA
- a CDS encoding PhzF family phenazine biosynthesis protein: MPDRRSLKFYQADVFSGEPFGGNPVAVFPDAGGLTDDQLQQIAREMNLSETVFVFPPTDKAAVVKLRIFTPTQEIPFAGHPVLGTFFILAELGIIPVKESITRVMQECNIGLFPVELHAEDGLVERVVMTQPKPEFLGPVEDVEDLYKVASALGLAKHVIADMKWPIEVVSTGLPVMIVPVRTLTAVRSIRPDASAITDVCRRFGANGIMVFTTVTVEPTATVHARMFAPSIGILEDPATGSASGALGAYLVQNRVVEVTPTTEIVVEQGYEIERPSQIFVRVESDDDIIQTIKVGGQCVMVVEGTLKF; encoded by the coding sequence ATGCCTGACAGGCGGTCCCTCAAATTTTATCAAGCCGATGTATTTTCTGGGGAGCCGTTCGGTGGTAATCCCGTTGCCGTGTTTCCCGATGCCGGGGGCCTGACAGACGATCAACTGCAACAGATTGCCCGCGAGATGAACCTCTCTGAAACGGTCTTTGTGTTTCCTCCGACGGATAAAGCCGCGGTGGTCAAACTGCGCATCTTCACGCCCACCCAGGAGATTCCCTTCGCCGGTCATCCGGTGCTGGGGACCTTCTTCATCCTGGCCGAGTTGGGCATCATCCCGGTCAAAGAGTCGATAACGCGGGTGATGCAGGAGTGCAACATCGGTCTCTTTCCCGTCGAACTCCATGCGGAGGATGGCCTGGTGGAGCGGGTCGTGATGACACAGCCCAAGCCGGAGTTTCTGGGTCCCGTAGAGGATGTGGAAGATTTATATAAAGTTGCCAGCGCGCTGGGTCTGGCCAAACATGTGATCGCCGATATGAAGTGGCCCATCGAGGTGGTATCCACCGGGTTGCCCGTGATGATCGTGCCGGTGCGTACGCTGACGGCGGTGCGGTCGATCCGTCCCGATGCCTCGGCCATTACGGATGTCTGCCGGCGTTTCGGCGCCAATGGCATCATGGTCTTTACGACCGTGACGGTCGAACCCACTGCGACGGTCCATGCGAGGATGTTCGCGCCGTCGATCGGGATTCTTGAAGATCCGGCGACCGGCAGCGCGAGTGGCGCCTTGGGTGCCTACCTGGTGCAGAATCGGGTAGTGGAGGTGACTCCGACGACTGAAATTGTGGTGGAACAGGGCTATGAAATCGAGCGTCCGTCGCAGATTTTCGTCCGGGTCGAGTCGGACGACGATATCATCCAAACGATCAAGGTGGGCGGGCAATGCGTCATGGTCGTCGAAGGCACGCTCAAGTTTTAG